In Longimicrobiaceae bacterium, a single window of DNA contains:
- a CDS encoding pitrilysin family protein — translation MKRLLLVPLLLAASALPAAAQSGPTAESVRLDYVEETLPNGLKVIYHVDRSAPVAAAVVWYDVASKHEPPGRTGFAHLFEHLMLFTGSRNVPEGKGWALLEAAGGRAGPDLNGTTSADRTNYFSQVPSNALEVALWIEADRMATLDEALTQAKLDNQREVVKNERRQGMDNQPYGLWLQKMLGHLFPEGHPYHHPVIGSLEDLNNASLEDVREFFRTYYVPNNAVLVVAGDIEVEEARAMVRRYFAGIPRGPEPPPLRDAGLPPRLGAPVREVVEDANAPAPAVYVGYRMPNARDPRAPVVRTLSSLLASGRSSPLYEALVRRQQVATNVFAFNLGFVDGADVLVVAATGKPGASPDSLERALLGELDGIQASIDEAGLRRVQATTRYGLLNQLQTMGGFGGRGDMLAQGWVFHQDPGWVNRWLEALGTVTVPALRELAAERVVPDNRAVLVFVPRPRATPTPTQP, via the coding sequence ATGAAACGACTGCTCCTGGTTCCACTCCTCCTGGCTGCGTCCGCCCTCCCCGCGGCGGCGCAGTCTGGGCCGACGGCGGAGAGCGTACGCCTCGACTACGTGGAGGAGACGCTCCCCAACGGGCTCAAGGTGATCTACCACGTGGACCGCTCGGCCCCGGTGGCGGCGGCCGTCGTCTGGTACGACGTGGCTTCCAAGCACGAGCCGCCCGGGCGCACCGGGTTCGCGCACCTCTTCGAGCACCTGATGCTCTTCACCGGGTCGCGCAACGTCCCCGAGGGGAAGGGATGGGCCCTGCTCGAGGCGGCGGGGGGACGCGCGGGGCCGGACCTCAACGGGACCACCTCGGCGGACCGGACCAACTACTTCTCGCAGGTGCCGTCGAACGCCCTGGAGGTCGCGCTCTGGATCGAGGCCGACCGGATGGCCACGCTGGACGAGGCGCTCACCCAGGCCAAGCTCGACAACCAGCGCGAGGTGGTGAAGAACGAGCGGCGCCAGGGGATGGACAACCAGCCCTACGGCCTCTGGCTCCAGAAGATGCTGGGGCACCTCTTCCCCGAGGGGCACCCGTACCACCACCCGGTGATCGGCTCGCTGGAGGACCTGAACAACGCCTCCCTGGAAGACGTACGCGAGTTCTTCCGGACGTACTACGTCCCCAACAACGCCGTGCTGGTGGTCGCGGGCGACATCGAGGTCGAGGAGGCGCGCGCCATGGTGCGCCGCTACTTCGCGGGGATCCCCCGCGGTCCCGAGCCGCCGCCGCTGCGCGACGCCGGGCTTCCGCCCCGGCTCGGCGCCCCGGTGCGCGAGGTGGTCGAGGACGCCAACGCCCCGGCCCCGGCCGTCTACGTGGGCTACCGCATGCCGAACGCACGTGACCCGCGGGCTCCCGTGGTGCGCACCCTGTCGAGCCTGCTCGCCAGCGGCCGCTCCAGCCCGCTGTACGAGGCGCTGGTGCGCCGCCAGCAGGTGGCCACCAACGTCTTCGCGTTCAACCTCGGCTTCGTGGACGGCGCGGACGTCCTGGTGGTGGCCGCCACGGGGAAGCCCGGCGCGAGCCCCGACTCCCTGGAGCGGGCGCTCCTCGGGGAGCTGGACGGGATCCAGGCGTCCATCGACGAGGCGGGGCTCCGCCGCGTGCAGGCCACCACCCGCTACGGGCTGCTCAACCAGCTGCAGACGATGGGCGGGTTCGGCGGCCGGGGCGACATGCTGGCGCAGGGGTGGGTGTTCCACCAGGACCCGGGCTGGGTCAACCGCTGGCTGGAGGCGCTCGGCACGGTCACCGTTCCCGCGCTGCGGGAGCTGGCAGCCGAGCGGGTGGTGCCCGACAACCGCGCGGTCCTCGTCTTCGTCCCGCGCCCGCGGGCAACCCCGACCCCGACGCAGCCATGA
- a CDS encoding transporter substrate-binding domain-containing protein, with product MQRRRPVPTPLLALLLLFLVPACGREGESGPERAASTADLAEVRARDTLTVVTTFNSTSYFLYRGEPMGFEYELLREFAEDLGVKLNAVVVRDRDSIPELLRAGVGDVGAARLAPGEYAGEGLAFTQPLYETQPTLVQRGAPPAAGGVPTAVDTLLQAARTGGTVPVRARLVTAPGQLAGKRVHLPADSRYAERLMEISDSITGDIHVVEAEPGTRTEALVRAVARGRVGLAVASENLADLTASYYGNLVLRPTLGPPHPVALAVREGSPELRAALDAWLADEKNAKQVRALYRKYFVDREGYRERVESEYLTSETSRLSEYDPLFRRAASELGWDWRLLASQAFQESRFDPDARSWAGAEGLLQLMPRTARAVGVSNSRDPEQNVTGAVRFLRDLREHWTPKIPDPAERLKFILAAYNTGTGHVEDAQRLTEKNGGDPQSWEDVSKWLLQKSKREVYTDPVVKHGFSRGLEPVLYVARVLERFEHYRQFVTPGE from the coding sequence ATGCAACGCCGGAGACCCGTACCGACCCCGCTCCTCGCACTGCTCCTGCTCTTCCTGGTCCCGGCCTGCGGGCGCGAGGGCGAATCCGGGCCGGAGCGCGCCGCCTCCACCGCCGACCTCGCCGAGGTGCGGGCGCGCGACACCCTGACGGTGGTCACCACCTTCAACTCCACGAGCTACTTCCTCTACCGCGGCGAGCCCATGGGCTTCGAGTACGAGCTCCTGCGGGAGTTCGCCGAGGACCTGGGCGTGAAGCTGAACGCGGTGGTGGTCCGCGACCGGGACAGCATCCCGGAGCTGCTCCGCGCCGGCGTGGGCGACGTGGGCGCCGCGCGCCTGGCCCCGGGCGAGTACGCGGGCGAGGGGCTCGCCTTCACGCAGCCGCTCTACGAGACACAGCCCACGCTGGTGCAGCGCGGCGCGCCCCCGGCCGCCGGGGGCGTCCCCACCGCCGTGGACACCCTGCTGCAGGCGGCCCGGACCGGCGGGACCGTCCCGGTGCGCGCGCGGCTGGTGACCGCCCCGGGGCAGCTCGCAGGGAAGCGCGTCCACCTCCCCGCCGACTCGCGCTACGCCGAGCGGCTGATGGAGATCTCCGACAGCATTACCGGCGACATCCACGTGGTGGAGGCGGAGCCCGGCACCCGTACCGAGGCGCTGGTCCGCGCCGTGGCGCGGGGGCGCGTCGGCCTGGCCGTGGCGTCCGAGAACCTGGCCGACCTCACCGCATCGTACTACGGCAACCTGGTGCTGCGCCCCACGCTGGGGCCGCCGCACCCCGTGGCCCTGGCGGTGCGGGAGGGCTCGCCCGAGCTGCGCGCGGCGCTGGACGCGTGGCTGGCCGACGAGAAGAACGCGAAGCAGGTCCGCGCCCTGTACCGGAAGTACTTCGTGGACCGGGAGGGGTACCGCGAGCGGGTGGAGAGCGAGTACCTGACCTCGGAGACGAGCCGCCTTTCCGAGTACGACCCGCTCTTCCGGCGCGCCGCCTCGGAGCTGGGGTGGGACTGGCGGCTGCTGGCTTCGCAGGCGTTCCAGGAGTCGCGCTTCGACCCGGACGCGCGCTCCTGGGCGGGGGCGGAGGGGCTCCTGCAGCTCATGCCGCGGACCGCGCGGGCAGTGGGGGTCAGCAACTCGCGCGACCCGGAGCAGAACGTCACGGGCGCCGTGCGCTTCCTGCGCGACCTGCGCGAGCACTGGACCCCGAAGATCCCCGATCCCGCGGAGCGCCTCAAGTTCATCCTGGCCGCGTACAACACCGGGACCGGCCACGTGGAGGACGCGCAGCGGCTCACGGAGAAGAACGGCGGCGACCCGCAGTCGTGGGAGGACGTCTCGAAGTGGCTGCTGCAGAAGTCCAAGCGGGAGGTGTACACCGACCCGGTGGTGAAGCACGGCTTCTCGCGCGGGCTGGAGCCGGTGCTGTACGTGGCGCGCGTGCTGGAGCGGTTCGAGCACTACCGGCAGTTCGTCACGCCGGGGGAATGA
- a CDS encoding DUF885 domain-containing protein, which translates to MKHARSLVALCLLAAGCAAPQTAGTPPAPQPSAAAEDASRRLDALAEAYYEEVLRLNPTAATSIGDDRYNHLYTASFSEENRAKAQELDTRYLAELRRIDRAALGEEQRLTYDVFLRNLESSIAGRRFPSHLAPVNQFTSFASSFAQLGSGSGIHPFRTPKDYDDFLSRMRGFEEAVDAAIGNMRQGIRAGVVQPRVLVERMLPQLAAHVVDDVWSSIFYQPVKNMPAEFAPEERARLTAAYEAAIRDRVVPAYRKLHDFVRDEYLPAARTSAGLSALPEGRAWYEHLARTSTTTDLTPEQIHQIGLAEVARIHREMDRVREQVGFQGTLPEFLRHLQTDPKFRYETREEMLADYRAAKARIDASTDRLFDIRPKADYEIRPVEAFRERSAAGGSYMAASPDGSRPGVFYLNTYDPQSRPRYGMESLLLHEGSPGHHFQISVQRELEHLPRIRRFGGFTAYSEGWGLYAESLGKELGLYTDPYQYYGALSGELWRAIRLVLDTGLHAKGWTREQAIDYARQNSSQSETSIVSEVERFMAIPGQALAYKIGQMKISELRRRAESELGPRFDPKAFHRVILADGALPLEVLEAKVERWIASQKG; encoded by the coding sequence GTGAAGCACGCCCGCAGCCTCGTCGCCCTCTGCCTCCTCGCCGCCGGGTGCGCGGCCCCGCAGACCGCCGGCACCCCGCCGGCCCCGCAGCCGAGCGCCGCGGCGGAGGACGCCTCCCGGCGGCTCGACGCGCTGGCCGAGGCCTACTACGAAGAAGTCCTCCGCCTCAACCCGACGGCCGCCACCTCCATCGGCGACGACCGCTACAACCACCTCTACACCGCCTCGTTCAGCGAGGAGAACCGGGCGAAGGCGCAGGAGCTGGACACCCGCTACCTGGCGGAGCTCCGGCGGATCGACCGGGCCGCGCTGGGCGAGGAGCAGCGGCTCACCTACGACGTCTTCCTCCGCAACCTGGAGAGCTCCATCGCCGGCCGCCGCTTCCCCTCGCACCTGGCGCCGGTGAACCAGTTCACCAGCTTCGCGTCGTCGTTCGCGCAGCTGGGCTCGGGGAGCGGGATCCACCCGTTCCGCACCCCAAAGGACTACGACGACTTCCTCTCCCGGATGCGCGGCTTCGAGGAAGCGGTGGACGCCGCCATCGGCAACATGCGCCAGGGGATCCGCGCGGGGGTGGTGCAGCCCCGCGTGCTGGTGGAGCGGATGCTCCCGCAGCTCGCCGCCCACGTGGTGGACGACGTCTGGAGCAGCATCTTCTACCAGCCCGTCAAGAACATGCCGGCGGAGTTCGCGCCGGAGGAGCGCGCCCGGCTCACGGCGGCGTACGAGGCCGCCATCCGCGACCGGGTGGTCCCCGCGTACCGGAAGCTGCACGACTTCGTCCGCGACGAGTACCTCCCGGCCGCGCGCACCAGCGCCGGCCTTTCCGCGCTCCCGGAGGGGCGCGCCTGGTACGAGCACCTGGCCCGCACCAGCACCACCACCGACCTCACCCCCGAGCAGATCCACCAGATCGGCCTGGCCGAGGTCGCGCGGATCCACCGGGAGATGGACCGCGTCCGCGAGCAGGTCGGCTTCCAGGGGACGCTCCCCGAGTTCCTGCGCCACCTGCAGACCGACCCCAAGTTCCGCTACGAGACGCGCGAGGAGATGCTCGCCGACTACCGCGCCGCCAAGGCGCGGATCGACGCGTCCACGGACCGGCTGTTCGACATCCGCCCGAAGGCCGACTACGAGATCCGCCCCGTGGAGGCGTTCCGCGAGCGGAGCGCCGCCGGGGGCTCGTACATGGCGGCGAGCCCGGACGGGTCGCGGCCGGGGGTGTTCTACCTGAACACCTACGACCCGCAGAGCCGCCCGCGGTACGGGATGGAGTCGCTGCTGCTGCACGAGGGCTCGCCGGGGCACCACTTCCAGATCTCCGTGCAGCGCGAGCTGGAGCACCTGCCCCGCATCCGCCGCTTCGGGGGCTTCACCGCGTACTCGGAGGGCTGGGGGCTCTACGCCGAGTCGCTGGGGAAGGAGCTGGGGCTCTACACCGACCCGTACCAGTACTACGGGGCCCTCTCCGGCGAGCTGTGGCGCGCCATCCGCCTGGTGCTCGACACCGGCCTGCACGCCAAGGGGTGGACGCGCGAGCAGGCGATCGACTACGCGCGGCAGAACTCCTCGCAGTCGGAGACGAGCATCGTGAGCGAGGTGGAGCGCTTCATGGCGATCCCGGGGCAGGCGCTCGCCTACAAGATCGGCCAGATGAAGATCAGCGAGCTGCGCCGCCGCGCCGAGAGCGAGCTGGGCCCGCGCTTCGACCCCAAGGCGTTCCACCGGGTGATCCTCGCGGACGGCGCGCTCCCGCTGGAGGTGCTGGAGGCCAAGGTCGAGCGCTGGATCGCCTCGCAGAAGGGCTGA
- a CDS encoding cyclopropane-fatty-acyl-phospholipid synthase family protein, whose product MPAATPGTSRAPDPDVVAATRFLDRLFPPPRNVQIRLPDGTVLPADGSPACTLVIGSPGALRRMFRPPVETSLGEAYLSGDLEVEGDLCQAFPVVEACRTAARSPGDLLALVRLWRALPREGAGSAGPGRAPARLAGATHTKDRDRAAVQYHYDLGNDFYQLFLDPRMVYSCGYFPTGEEDLATAQELKLDHVCRKLRLRPGERLLDVGCGWGALLIHAAERYGVEGVGITLSERQRELAVRRVAGAGLDARIQIRLQDYRELEGESFDKVASIGMFEHVGRARLPEYFARIRAVLRPGGLFLNHGISREATAPRKTLLSVLLDPLNHLVVGTSPMTSSVFPDTELIALSDVNLAGERAGLEVRDVENLREHYALTLRHWITRLEANEAEAVRLVGRPTYRAWMIYFAASAHRFENGRISVNQTLFGRHEGGRVDVPLTRADLYAPAPSA is encoded by the coding sequence ATGCCTGCTGCGACGCCGGGCACCTCCCGCGCCCCCGATCCCGACGTCGTGGCGGCCACGCGCTTTCTGGACCGGCTCTTCCCCCCGCCCCGCAACGTGCAGATCCGGCTCCCGGACGGGACCGTCCTTCCCGCGGACGGAAGCCCCGCCTGCACGCTGGTGATCGGCTCCCCGGGCGCGCTCCGGCGCATGTTCCGCCCCCCGGTGGAGACCTCACTGGGGGAGGCGTACCTGAGCGGCGACCTGGAGGTGGAGGGCGACCTGTGCCAGGCGTTCCCGGTGGTGGAGGCGTGCCGGACGGCGGCGCGCTCGCCGGGGGATCTCCTGGCGCTCGTGCGGCTCTGGCGCGCCCTTCCGCGCGAAGGCGCGGGGAGCGCCGGGCCCGGCAGGGCGCCGGCCCGGCTCGCGGGAGCGACGCACACGAAGGACCGCGACCGCGCCGCCGTGCAGTACCACTACGACCTGGGGAACGACTTCTACCAGCTCTTCCTCGACCCGCGCATGGTGTACTCGTGCGGCTACTTCCCCACCGGTGAGGAAGACCTGGCGACCGCGCAGGAGCTCAAGCTGGACCACGTCTGCCGCAAGCTCCGCCTCCGGCCCGGGGAGCGGCTCCTGGACGTGGGGTGCGGCTGGGGCGCGCTGCTGATCCACGCCGCGGAGCGGTACGGGGTGGAAGGGGTGGGGATCACGCTCAGCGAGCGGCAGCGGGAGCTCGCCGTCCGGAGGGTGGCCGGGGCCGGGCTCGACGCCCGCATCCAGATCCGGCTGCAGGACTACCGGGAGCTGGAGGGGGAGAGCTTCGACAAGGTGGCGAGCATCGGGATGTTCGAGCACGTGGGGAGGGCACGGCTCCCGGAGTACTTCGCCCGCATCCGCGCCGTGCTCCGGCCGGGCGGCCTCTTCCTGAACCACGGGATCTCCCGGGAGGCCACCGCGCCCCGGAAGACCCTCCTCTCGGTGCTCCTGGATCCGCTCAACCACCTGGTGGTGGGGACCTCGCCGATGACGAGCTCCGTCTTTCCCGACACGGAGCTGATCGCGCTGAGCGATGTGAACCTCGCGGGGGAAAGGGCCGGCCTGGAGGTCCGCGACGTGGAGAACCTCCGCGAGCACTACGCGCTCACGCTCCGCCACTGGATCACGCGGCTGGAGGCGAACGAGGCCGAGGCGGTGCGGCTGGTCGGCAGGCCGACGTACCGCGCCTGGATGATCTACTTCGCGGCCTCCGCCCACCGCTTCGAGAACGGCCGCATCAGCGTCAACCAGACGCTCTTCGGGCGGCACGAGGGCGGCCGGGTGGACGTCCCCCTCACCCGCGCGGACCTCTACGCCCCGGCCCCCTCCGCGTGA
- a CDS encoding pitrilysin family protein: protein MIRRNTIPLGALAVLAACAAPVQQPAPAPAPEAGVAEAQPPALGPIRPYQLPPIQEFRLDNGMRVILLEQHSMPLVTARAIVDAGAIYEPGEKNGLAVLTGSLLAEGSRTLGGPELAERMEQLGAQFQTGASLNLAFAAVTSVRSAFPEALRLAAGALTEPGFPASEFDRVRTQAVSSWKQSQATVEGLASAAFSRAVFEPAAPYSRPPGGTAATLERVTRADVVDWHRRMYAPANTTLLLVGDLSAPEARRIAQDAFGGWRAAAPSPPRVANPARPVTGTRVILVDRPGSVQSAIRVGQVGVGANDPDFLRLTALSQVLGGAFNARINQNLRERHGWTYGAFTNFEALRGTGTFAITSSVRTSATDSALVESVREYRTIASEPVPPDELRGALNNLVGSFPTSVQTVQGLAQRMQTVLLYGLPLDYYSSYRERLAGVGSEDVLDAARRRLTPDALTIVVAGDLATIEQPIRALNLGSVEVWSPEGARLR, encoded by the coding sequence ATGATCCGCAGAAACACGATTCCGCTCGGCGCCCTGGCCGTCCTGGCGGCCTGCGCGGCGCCCGTCCAGCAGCCCGCTCCCGCCCCCGCCCCCGAGGCGGGCGTGGCGGAGGCGCAGCCTCCCGCGCTCGGCCCGATTCGTCCGTACCAGCTTCCCCCCATCCAGGAGTTCCGGCTGGACAACGGGATGCGCGTCATCCTGCTGGAGCAGCACTCCATGCCGCTGGTGACGGCGCGCGCGATCGTGGACGCCGGGGCCATCTACGAGCCGGGCGAGAAGAACGGGCTCGCGGTGCTGACCGGCTCGCTCCTCGCCGAGGGGAGCCGGACGCTCGGCGGACCGGAGCTCGCGGAGCGGATGGAGCAGCTCGGTGCGCAGTTCCAGACCGGCGCCAGCCTGAACCTCGCCTTCGCCGCCGTCACGTCCGTCCGGTCCGCCTTCCCGGAAGCCCTTCGCCTGGCGGCGGGCGCGCTCACCGAGCCCGGCTTCCCCGCGAGCGAGTTCGACCGCGTCCGCACGCAGGCCGTAAGCTCGTGGAAGCAGAGCCAGGCCACCGTGGAGGGGCTGGCCTCCGCCGCCTTCTCCCGCGCGGTCTTCGAGCCTGCCGCACCGTACAGCCGCCCCCCGGGAGGCACCGCGGCCACGCTGGAGCGTGTCACCCGCGCGGACGTGGTGGACTGGCACCGCCGCATGTACGCCCCGGCGAACACGACGCTCCTGCTGGTGGGCGACCTCTCCGCCCCGGAGGCACGCCGCATCGCGCAGGATGCGTTCGGCGGCTGGAGGGCGGCCGCGCCGAGCCCGCCGCGGGTCGCCAACCCCGCCCGCCCGGTCACCGGCACGCGCGTGATCCTCGTCGACCGTCCCGGGTCGGTGCAGTCGGCGATCCGGGTGGGGCAGGTCGGCGTCGGCGCCAACGACCCCGACTTCCTCCGGCTGACCGCCCTCTCCCAGGTGCTGGGCGGCGCGTTCAACGCCCGCATCAACCAGAACCTGCGCGAGCGCCACGGCTGGACCTACGGCGCCTTCACCAACTTCGAGGCCCTTCGCGGCACGGGCACCTTCGCGATCACCTCGTCGGTGCGCACCAGCGCCACCGACTCCGCCCTGGTGGAGTCGGTGCGCGAGTATCGGACGATCGCGAGCGAGCCGGTTCCGCCGGACGAGCTGCGGGGCGCGCTGAACAACCTGGTCGGCAGCTTCCCCACCTCGGTGCAGACCGTGCAGGGGCTGGCGCAGCGGATGCAGACGGTGCTCCTGTACGGTCTGCCTCTCGACTACTACTCGAGCTACCGGGAGCGGCTGGCGGGCGTGGGCTCCGAAGACGTGCTGGACGCGGCGCGCCGGAGGCTCACCCCGGACGCGCTCACGATCGTGGTGGCCGGGGACCTCGCGACCATCGAGCAGCCGATCCGCGCCCTCAACCTGGGAAGCGTCGAGGTGTGGAGCCCGGAGGGAGCACGCCTGCGGTAG
- the fusA gene encoding elongation factor G: MASAPSFTTDRLRNVVLVGHGGAGKTTLVDACCHTAGCSRRHGSSADGTALTMFTPEEISHGISMNVSVAHATWMDTKVNFLDTPGYLDFLGETKAGIRVADGAICVISGPAGVEVGTERVWELLEERHLPTIFFVSMMDRQNADFETVFQDIKEHLTPKAIPVEIPIGSGDDFRGIINLFSERAHIYKADTQTGEYEEQEIPEELRELEQRYYNELIETIAATDDTLLEHYLEGDVITRDEAIHALKQAMLRGELYPVFCGAPTKTWGVRALLTKLVELMPSPKERPAEAATGRVGNTVELRSLNTDPFCALVFKTTSEPHVGELTFFRIFGGSLKSGDEVLNATRDKTEKLAHISIAQGKERLEVDELRAGDIGVVAKLRDTHTNDTLSSPSIPLTLDGVAFPEADIAIAVEAATRGEEDKLSMGLHKLHEEDPCFVAEYVPELRQTIARGIGELHLEVQMERLKRKYGVDVTLSAPRIPYRETIRAVAEAHGRYKKQTGGRGQFGDAHVRLKPLGRGEGYRFTDAIVGGVIPGKYVPAVDKGIQEAAMRGVLAGFPLVDFEAECFFGSYHSVDSSEAAFKVAGSMALKEAAEKAQPVILEPVMKVDVYTPDEFLGDVIGDLNQRRGQILGIDSAGRNQKVSALVPQAELYKYSTTLRSLTQGRATHTRTFHAYEEVPQHEVQKLVEAAKKEKEELLAAR, translated from the coding sequence ATGGCGTCAGCCCCCTCGTTCACAACGGACCGTCTCCGCAACGTGGTGCTCGTCGGACACGGCGGGGCGGGGAAGACCACCCTTGTGGACGCCTGCTGCCACACCGCGGGCTGCTCCCGCAGGCACGGCTCCAGCGCCGACGGGACCGCGCTTACCATGTTCACCCCGGAGGAGATCTCCCACGGCATCTCCATGAACGTGTCGGTCGCCCACGCCACGTGGATGGACACCAAGGTCAACTTCCTCGACACCCCCGGCTACCTGGACTTCCTCGGTGAGACCAAGGCGGGGATCCGCGTGGCCGACGGCGCCATCTGCGTCATCTCCGGGCCTGCTGGGGTGGAGGTGGGGACTGAGCGGGTGTGGGAGCTGCTCGAGGAGCGGCACCTCCCCACGATCTTCTTCGTCTCCATGATGGACCGGCAGAACGCCGACTTCGAGACCGTCTTCCAGGACATCAAGGAGCACCTGACGCCCAAGGCGATCCCCGTGGAGATCCCCATCGGGAGCGGGGACGACTTCCGTGGGATCATCAACCTGTTCTCCGAGCGCGCCCACATCTACAAGGCCGACACGCAGACCGGCGAGTACGAGGAGCAGGAGATCCCGGAGGAGCTGCGGGAGCTGGAGCAGAGATACTACAACGAGCTGATCGAGACCATCGCCGCCACGGACGACACCCTGCTGGAGCACTACCTGGAGGGCGACGTCATCACCCGCGACGAGGCGATCCACGCACTGAAGCAGGCCATGCTCCGCGGCGAGCTGTACCCGGTGTTCTGCGGCGCGCCCACGAAGACGTGGGGCGTGCGCGCGCTGCTCACCAAGCTGGTGGAGCTGATGCCCTCCCCCAAGGAGCGCCCCGCCGAGGCCGCCACCGGCCGGGTGGGGAACACGGTTGAGCTTCGCAGCCTGAACACGGACCCCTTCTGCGCCCTGGTGTTCAAGACCACCAGCGAGCCGCACGTGGGGGAGCTGACCTTCTTCCGCATCTTCGGCGGCTCGCTGAAGAGCGGCGACGAGGTCCTCAACGCCACCCGCGACAAGACGGAGAAGCTGGCGCACATCTCCATCGCCCAGGGGAAGGAGCGGCTGGAGGTGGACGAGCTGCGCGCCGGCGACATCGGCGTGGTCGCCAAGCTCAGGGACACCCACACAAACGACACCCTCTCCTCCCCCTCCATCCCGCTGACGCTGGACGGGGTGGCGTTCCCGGAGGCGGACATCGCCATCGCGGTGGAGGCCGCCACGCGCGGGGAGGAGGACAAGCTCTCCATGGGGCTCCACAAGCTCCACGAGGAGGACCCCTGCTTCGTGGCGGAGTACGTCCCGGAGCTGCGGCAGACCATCGCCCGCGGGATCGGGGAGCTGCACCTGGAGGTGCAGATGGAGCGCCTCAAGCGGAAGTACGGGGTGGACGTGACGCTCTCGGCGCCGCGCATCCCCTACCGCGAGACCATCCGCGCGGTCGCGGAGGCCCACGGCCGCTACAAGAAGCAGACGGGCGGGCGCGGCCAGTTCGGCGACGCGCACGTGCGCCTGAAGCCGCTCGGGCGCGGCGAGGGGTACCGCTTCACCGACGCCATCGTGGGCGGGGTGATCCCCGGGAAGTACGTCCCGGCCGTGGACAAGGGGATCCAGGAGGCGGCGATGCGCGGGGTGCTCGCCGGCTTCCCGCTGGTGGACTTCGAGGCGGAGTGCTTCTTCGGCAGCTACCACTCCGTGGACTCTTCCGAGGCCGCGTTCAAGGTGGCTGGGTCCATGGCCCTGAAGGAGGCGGCGGAGAAGGCGCAGCCGGTGATCCTGGAGCCGGTGATGAAGGTGGACGTCTACACCCCGGACGAGTTCCTGGGCGACGTGATCGGCGACCTGAACCAGCGGCGCGGGCAGATCCTGGGGATCGACTCCGCCGGGCGGAACCAGAAGGTGAGCGCGCTGGTGCCGCAGGCGGAGCTGTACAAGTACTCCACGACGCTCCGCTCGCTGACGCAGGGCCGGGCCACCCACACCCGCACCTTCCACGCGTACGAGGAGGTGCCCCAGCACGAGGTGCAGAAGCTGGTGGAGGCCGCGAAGAAGGAGAAGGAGGAGCTGCTGGCGGCGAGGTGA
- a CDS encoding NUDIX hydrolase N-terminal domain-containing protein, which yields MRWARRARALAQNGLAYTEGVFDRERYTELLRISTEMLAAYGGREPEQVLELFSGEVGYATPKVDVRAAVFRGDGALLLVRERADGRWTLPGGWADVGDSPAECVEREVREEAGLAVRATKLLALWDGRRHGQPPRPSSVYKLCFRCEVLGGEAAVGTETAEVGFFREGEVPELSLSRATPAQVARVFEHLRHPEWPTDFD from the coding sequence CTGCGGTGGGCGCGGCGCGCCCGCGCCCTGGCGCAGAACGGCCTGGCGTACACCGAGGGCGTCTTCGACCGGGAGCGCTACACGGAGCTGCTCCGCATCTCCACGGAGATGCTGGCTGCGTACGGCGGCCGCGAGCCGGAGCAGGTGCTGGAGCTGTTCTCGGGGGAGGTGGGGTACGCCACGCCCAAGGTGGACGTGCGGGCGGCGGTCTTCCGCGGGGACGGCGCGCTCCTCCTGGTGCGGGAGCGCGCGGACGGCCGCTGGACCCTCCCGGGCGGGTGGGCCGACGTGGGGGACTCGCCGGCGGAGTGCGTGGAGCGCGAGGTGCGGGAGGAGGCCGGCCTCGCCGTCCGCGCGACCAAGCTGCTGGCGCTGTGGGACGGGAGGCGCCACGGGCAGCCCCCGCGCCCGAGCTCCGTCTACAAGCTGTGCTTCCGCTGCGAGGTGCTGGGCGGCGAGGCCGCGGTGGGGACGGAAACGGCGGAGGTGGGCTTCTTCCGGGAGGGGGAGGTCCCGGAGCTGTCGCTCTCACGCGCCACGCCGGCGCAGGTGGCGCGGGTCTTCGAGCACCTGCGCCACCCGGAGTGGCCCACGGACTTCGACTGA